The Sorghum bicolor cultivar BTx623 chromosome 6, Sorghum_bicolor_NCBIv3, whole genome shotgun sequence genome contains the following window.
ACATATGCAGTGAGGAATTGTCAgttatcaggccttgtttagttccaattttttttgcaaagtagatattgtagcactttcgtttgtatttgacaaatattgtccaatcatggactaactaggctcaaaagattcgtcttgcaaattacaggcaaactctgcaattagtttttattttttatctatatttaatgcttcacgcaagattcgatgtgacggggaatctaaaaaattttgcaaatttttttaggaactaaacaaggccttggtctaAAAGCTTGTTACATTTTATTCTATTTGCAACTTTACTTTGTTTTTTATTCTTGTCATGTTGCTAGCTGCTACAATGGACTCTCTCAAGACTAGTCATTTTTATAATCTTGTACAGATTAAGGAGGACAAGAAATCTGTAGGTTCGACTGACATAAATGCAACTTTTGCGGACTTGCCAGCTCCAGAACTAAAATGGGAGGAGATGGCTGAAGCACCCGTGGCCCGTTTGGATGGCGCTGCTTTACAGATTAAAAATCTCTTATATGTATTTGCTGGATATGGCAccattaaccatgtgagaaacCTGCCTGTTATCTTCCATTATCCTATACCATCATGCTTTGTGTTTGAAGATATCTACTTTTCTACAATTTATGATATGGAGCAGTTATACCCTCTTGCACATGATCATTTCACTTTATATTTTGGAAGGCATAATAGAAAAGGTATTTGTCAATGTAAATTTGAGTAGCTCAAGATAGCTACTTATATATACTCTTGCATTCATTAAAGGGGATGTATTACCATGTTGCCAAGTTGTGAAATAGACTGATTGCACTGTATTATACCCTGTTAATTCAATTTAATAAGTTACCTGAGTTGTTGAGATTGCCAAGCTCTAGTTAATCCTGACCATTCAGTCATGTACTCATGTATGCTCTTACATAATGAAACACACTTGAATTACTTGTGCTATATATTAGTTTTTGCTCCGATTCCATTTACATAACAAGTAATTACGTTGCGAAGGCTCCTTCTCTATGCAAGTCTACTATTTGTTATGTAGATGGGGTCAGAGTAAAATTAGGGAGGAGGGTTAAACTTGGGGCCTTGCTGTGGTGCATCATTCTTAGCTTCTTTGGTGGTATTGGGGCCTTGCTGTGGTGCATCATTCTTAGCTTCTTTGGTGGTAGGAGCCTAGCTTGGCACCCCTTtgtaaaatcttttcttctccTTTTCCATGTAGGTGACTTATGTGTAAATTTCTTCTTTATTAATAGAAATGACAGTTTCATGCCATTATAATAATACTAACATTGCTGGACTTTCAATTATATTTAGGAATAACAGAATGCAAATGCCACCCTGGTGTTCTATTCcatgttttttttcttaattGAGAAAAAACTGCAGTTAGATGTGAGTTATTTCAATATGTTAAGCAAGTTGCCTTCCTTAAGgaatttcctttttctttttatcttAGGTGCATTCTCATGTTGATATATACAATTTCTCGGATAATACATGGGGTGGAAGATTTGACATGCCCAAGGACATGGCACATTCACATTTGGGGATGGTTACTGATGGAAGATTCATCTATGTGGTAACTGGACAGTATGGTCCACAATGTAGGGGACCAACAGCTCGAAATTTTGTATTGGACACAGAAACAAAAGAATGGAATGATTTGCCACCATTGCCAGTTCCTAGGTACtatctttattttttaaaattggGCGTCCATGCATTGTGCATCTATGCATTACTTGCACTTGAAAGTTGTTGGTCCCATGTAGGGCAGGGTGGCGCACAGGTACCACCATGGAACAAATTTACTGAAATTTTCGTTTTCCACCAATATTGTATTTGTAATAGGTGCATAGAAGTTTGCACCACCATATTTTTTTTAACTGTAGCTCTGCCCCTGATCCTGCTATTGCAAATACTGTCTGAATATTTGCTCAAACAGGCTGTAAACAACTTAAACAAATATCCTTCCAACTAAAATTCTTCTCTTTAGATATGCTCCAGCAACACAACTTTGGAGAGGCAGACTTCATGTGATgggtggcagcaaggaggataGGCATGAACCTGGGCTTGAACACTGGAGTCTCGCGGTAAAGAATGGGAAAGCATTGGAGAAAGAGTGGAGGAGCGAGATACCAATACCGCGTGGAGGTCCTCATAGGTCTCGAACTTTCCCTTCCTATGGTATCAGCAATTGTCATTTTCATTGGAAAACATGCTGCTAGATGCCTATGCCCTAGGGTGTCTTGGCATTTTGGTGCTTTGCACTTCCACTTTTCTTATGCTCTGGGCAACATTTATGCTTGTAGGGAATGCTTTTCTATATTTGGTTGCATCATACAAAGAACTTTATAAGAAGCTGCTGAAGTTCTTATAAAGATATTTTCTTTTACTACCAGGGCTTGTGTTGTTGCAAATGATAAACTCCTTGTTATCGGTGGTCAAGAAGGTGATTTCATGGCCAAGCCTGGGTCTCCTATATTTAAATGTGTTAGAAGAAGTGAGGTATGTTGATGTGCAACTCATTCTTATAGCTAATTGATGCACATTATGTGGTCCCTATGTTTTAAGATCAACTGAGAATCTGAGATCAATTCCGTGCTTTAAAGACAACTTAACCATATGTTGTGCATGATTAAGTCTAGTAAATAagcatctaagcaccacacacGCTGCAcctactttgttttaataaataATGGCAGACCTAATTTCACCAGAAAGTGGATTGGCATCATGCGCACTGCATTTTTTTAAGAACAAAAGCAAATGATAAAGACATTTAGTTTGATTTAACTATGAAGCTATCATATATCGCATATATTCAAGCATTGCCATAATTGATGGTTTTGAGTTGAGACAAGAATCAATCCAAAAGTACTCTAGTTTCACTATTTTCTCAGTAACCTTCCTATTTTCACTATTTGTTTGTCTTTGTTATTGCCTCTCTTTTAAAAAAACATTTTGTTTGTGCAGGTTGTGTATAGTAATGTTTATATGCTTGATGATGGAACGACTTGGAAGGAACTTCCACCTATGCCAAAACCTGATTCACATATAGAATTTGCTTGGGTGAATGTCAACAATTCTCTTGTTATTGCTGGTGGAACCACAGATAAGCACCCAATAACTAAAAAGATGGTATTGGTTGGTGAAGTATTTCAGTTCAACCTGGATACACTGGTACGGTATTTTGTCCCCTTTGTTTCTATTTTTTCTGTTTCTTGTGAATATAGTTGGAAACAGAGCATGCTCATTGCAGATCTGTTTCTTGTTTATTGTTGGTGGGTTTTAATGCTTTTGTTAATTGCATCAGATGATATTGCAACAGTATTCTGCTGTGTAACACAAAAGCAACTAAAATATCATTAAGCTTTCTATTGCTGAAATTTACATTCCCATGACGCTGAAAAAGTACATAATTATGTGGGCAACAGGAAGTTTGATaagaatatatataaaaaaaaatcgcATTTTGTAAATCATTTTGGCCCTTGGTATGCCATCGTGATGATATTGAACCTC
Protein-coding sequences here:
- the LOC8060170 gene encoding kelch repeat-containing protein At3g27220; its protein translation is MARPAVKARAPKHLVALAVVAILGLVLVADYLWASSSASSSAVWSSRLNLHTSPAGPTPPVAKKIKEDKKSVGSTDINATFADLPAPELKWEEMAEAPVARLDGAALQIKNLLYVFAGYGTINHVHSHVDIYNFSDNTWGGRFDMPKDMAHSHLGMVTDGRFIYVVTGQYGPQCRGPTARNFVLDTETKEWNDLPPLPVPRYAPATQLWRGRLHVMGGSKEDRHEPGLEHWSLAVKNGKALEKEWRSEIPIPRGGPHRACVVANDKLLVIGGQEGDFMAKPGSPIFKCVRRSEVVYSNVYMLDDGTTWKELPPMPKPDSHIEFAWVNVNNSLVIAGGTTDKHPITKKMVLVGEVFQFNLDTLEWSVIGRLPFRIKTTLVGYWDGWLYFTSGQRDKGPKDPSPKKVVGCMWRTKLHL